One stretch of Microplitis mediator isolate UGA2020A chromosome 9, iyMicMedi2.1, whole genome shotgun sequence DNA includes these proteins:
- the LOC130674572 gene encoding uncharacterized protein LOC130674572, with amino-acid sequence MKRIKELIWYFLLVSAIECYEIKIPVLPAPESSPVTHNHTRQLLELCFSDQLNPLVIDLNLINIVHGIRSNDDRIISVIPIDKNYHGPGDGDEKSDFIVYPSYPTFVFSAETVNRRSTFLLNLQSNLVKINYWNPELSFFLVIGNKCSDALQKLTALMDSDALKSYYICPNDFDNSTSIYTLNPYADRAPKPWQKVEGPKEPYSGSTLFKMSIINDTNSCSSIMFDKTKFLGGHKLWVRNLLNKREGNLRQKILTFYENLFSEMNVTLVNSRLHRKVDYLAIVDTVELFSDMMEVHNIIPYFTQEGFIIVTQKQSYIPTFEQLIDSFFTRERIAMSSVILTFFFLMMLLNHKYDFNAAVLDLLSFLLDMGISTPMLRVSMRITFMTASLFALMFNPVFQGQLTSFLSRPGHGNVETLQDLRDNNYHVYYTTKAVANELYDSNIWDKNSSEKYLHYSRFLDRNICADNVNRNSSIACVFDATDFEHIDPNTHISKPFSYQYRVIVTDKGHPLNRKINKIALKLFETGHLSHAERRDLHRILLARKRKLDKIKALRKYNQLELEDFKLAYIAVALAFSWAILVFGIEVTFRKLEARLDKRSKERELRKLIIRRRIVSTAHRINNLTQE; translated from the exons ATGAAGAGAATCAAAGAATtaatttggtattttttacTTGTGAGTGCCATTGAATGCTACGAGATCAAGATTCCGGTTCTTCCAGCACCGGAAAGTTCTCCCGTCACACACAACCACACG cGGCAATTGCTGGAATTGTGTTTTTCTGATCAACTCAATCCTCTGGTGAtcgatttaaatttgattaatatcGTGCATGGAATTAGAAGCAATGACGATAGAATCATCTCTGTGATCCcaatagataaaaattaccatGGTCCCGGAGATGGTGATGAAAAATCCGATTTCATAGTATATCCTTCTTATCCGACGTTTGTTTTCTCAGCTGAAACGGTCAATAGACGGTCAACATTCTTATTGAATTTACAAAGCAATTTAGTCAAGATAAATTATTGGAATCCCGAGTTGTCATTTTTCCTTGTGATCGGAAACAAATGCAGCGATGCACTACAAAAATTAACAGCTTTAATGGATTCCGACGCGTTAAAATCATACTACATATGTCCCAACGACTTTGACAACAGTACGAGTATCTACACTCTGAATCCTTACGCTGACAGGGCACCGAAACCATGGCAGAAAGTTGAAGGACCAAAAGAACCGTATTCTGGATCAACGCTTTTTAAGATGTCGATCATTAACG ACACAAACAGCTGTTCAAGTATAATGTttgacaaaacaaaatttcttggtggGCACAAACTTTGGGTACGCAACCTTTTAAACAAGCGAGAAGGTAATTTacgtcaaaaaatattaactttcTACGAGAATTTATTCTCGGAGATGAACGTCACACTAGTTAATTCTAGACTTCACAGAAAGGTTGACTATCTGGCTATTGTGGACACTGTTGAACTTTTCTCAGACATGATGGAAGTTCATAACATTATTCCATATTTTACTCAAGAAGGCTTCATTATAGTAACACAAAAACAAAGTTACATACCCACCTTCGAACAACTTATTGACAGTTTCTTTACTCGGGAAAGAATAGCTATGTCGTCTgttattttgacatttttttttctaatgatgCTTCTTAACCACAAATACGATTTTAATGCGGCAGTGTTAGATCTTTTGTCATTTCTTCTCGACATGGGAATATCGACTCCAATGCTCAGGGTATCGATGCGCATAACGTTCATGACCGCATCTTTATTTGCATTGATGTTCAATCCGGTGTTCCAGGGACAACTCACTTCTTTCTTGTCTAGACCAGGACATGGAAATGTCGAGACGCTTCAAGACTTACGTGATAACAATTATCACGTTTATTACACAACTAAAGCAGTCGCCAACGAATTGTATGATAGTAACATATGGGataaaaattcttctgaaaAGTATTTGCATTATTCGAGGTTTTTAGACCGGAATATCTGCGCTGACAACGTGAATAGAAACTCTTCCATAGCATGTGTATTCGATGCTACGGACTTTGAACACATTGATCCAAATACACACATTTCTAAacctttttcttatcaatACCGTGTGATTGTGACTGATAAAGGTCATCCactaaatagaaaaataaataagatagcGTTGAAGTTGTTTGAAACCGGTCATTTAAGTCATGCTGAGAGACGCGATCTTCATAGGATTTTGTTGGCACGTAAAAGAAAACTAGATAAAATCAAGGCATTACGAAAGTATAATCAATTGGAACTGGAAGACTTCAAATTAGCTTACATTGCGGTAGCACTTGCTTTCTCATGGGCAATCCTCGTTTTTGGTATTGAAGTAACCTTCAGAAAATTAGAAGCGCGTTTAGATAAACGGTCGAAAGAACGGGAGTTaaggaaattaataattagacgGCGAATCGTGTCTACTGCTCATAGAATTAACAATCTCACTCAAGAATAG
- the LOC130674571 gene encoding uncharacterized protein LOC130674571, whose protein sequence is MRWKAKIILCFLFVSATEIYDIKIPIPSAQGSLPITHNYTLQLLELCFSDRLNPVVIDSNFIDIVHGITSNNEQNVSVILIDQNYSDITDEDQKIEFVVYPCYPTFIFSAETVSRETSFLLNLRSHLEKINYWSAESSFFLIIGNKCGDALQNLMTLMVYKAIKTYYICLNDIDNSTSIYTLNPYADRAPKPWQKVEGPKEPYSGSTLFNMSFINDTNICSSITFDKTKFLDGHKLYVEDDLTGQKSNFHQKNLNFYEDLLSEMNVTQVNSSFFRKNGDSMYISNSYELIDNMMEVSNILPYFAQEGFIIVTQKQSFIPTFEQVIDSFFSRDRIVMSCVILTFFFLMMLLNHKYDFNAAVLDLLSFLLDMGISTPMLTVSMRITFMTAALFALIFNPVFQGQLTSFLSRPGHGNVETLQDLRDNNYHVYFTSMSVSDELYDRKIWDKNSYTKYLHRLFFNSHKVCVDKVKKNSSIACVLDATEFEHVDPNTHISNIFSYKYRVFVTEKGHPLNRKINKIALKLFETGHLSHAERRDLHRILLARKRKLDKIKALRKYNQLELEDFRLAYIAVVLAFAWAILVFGIEVTFRKLEARLDKRSKEREMRKLIIRRRIVSTANRINNLTQ, encoded by the exons ATGAGGTGGAAAGCGAAGataattttgtgttttttattCGTGAGTGCCACCGAAATCTATGACATCAAGATTCCGATTCCTTCTGCACAAGGAAGTCTTCCCATCACACACAACTACACG CTACAATTACTAGAGTTGTGTTTTTCTGATCGACTCAATCCTGTGGTGAtcgattcaaattttattgatatcgTGCATGGAATTACAAGtaataacgaacaaaatgTCTCTGTTATCCTAATAGATCAAAATTATTCAGATATCACGGATGaagatcaaaaaattgaattcgTTGTATATCCATGTTATCCGACGTTTATTTTCTCAGCTGAAACGGTCTCTAGAGAAACAAgttttttactcaatttacGAAGTCATTTagaaaagataaattattggaGTGCCGAGTCgtctttttttcttattatcgGAAACAAATGCGGAGATGCATTACAAAATCTGATGACTTTAATGGTTTATAAAGCTATCAAGACATACTATATATGCCTCAATGACATCGACAACAGTACGAGTATCTACACTCTGAATCCTTACGCTGACAGGGCACCGAAACCATGGCAGAAAGTTGAAGGACCAAAAGAACCGTATTCTGGATCAACGCTTTTTAACATGTCGTTCATTAACG ATACAAACATTTGTTCGAGTATAACTTTTGACAAAACCAAGTTTCTTGACGGTCACAAACTTTACGTAGAGGATGATTTAACCGGTCAAAAAAGTAATTtccaccaaaaaaatttaaatttctatgagGATTTACTGTCGGAAATGAACGTCACACAAGTGAATTCTagttttttccgaaaaaacgGTGACTCGATGTATATTTCGAACTCTTATGAACTAATCGACAACATGATGGAAGTTAGTAATATTCTTCCATATTTTGCTCAAGAAGGCTTCATTATAGTAACACAGAAACAAAGCTTCATACCCACCTTCGAACAAGTAATTGACAGTTTCTTTAGTCGGGATAGAATAGTAATGTCGTGCgttattttgacatttttttttttaatgatgctTCTGAACCACAAATACGATTTTAATGCGGCAGTATTAGATCTTTTGTCATTTCTTCTCGACATGGGAATATCGACTCCAATGCTTACGGTGTCGATGCGCATAACGTTCATGACCGCAGCTTTATTCGCATTGATATTCAACCCGGTGTTCCAGGGACAACTCACTTCTTTTTTGTCTAGACCAGGACATGGAAATGTCGAGACGCTTCAAGACTTACGTGATAACAATTATCACGTTTATTTCACAAGTATGTCAGTCTCTGACGAATTGTATGATCGTAAAATATGGGATAAAAATTCTTATACAAAGTATTTGCATCGTTTGTTTTTCAACTCCCATAAAGTCTGTGTGgataaagtaaagaaaaattcttCCATTGCATGTGTATTAGACGCTACGGAATTTGAACACGTTGATCCAAATACACACATTtcgaatatattttcttataaataccGTGTGTTTGTGACTGAAAAAGGTCATCCactaaatagaaaaataaataagatagcGTTGAAGTTGTTTGAAACCGGTCATTTAAGTCATGCTGAGAGACGCGATCTTCATAGGATTTTGTTGGCACGTAAAAGAAAACTAGATAAAATCAAGGCATTACGAAAGTATAATCAATTGGAACTGGAAGACTTTAGATTAGCTTACATTGCGGTAGTACTTGCTTTCGCATGGGCAATCCTCGTTTTTGGTATTGAAGTAACGTTCAGAAAATTAGAAGCGCGTTTAGATAAACGGTCGAAAGAACGGGAGATgaggaaattaataattagacgGCGAATCGTGTCTACTGctaatagaattaataatcTCACTCAATAA